In Bradysia coprophila strain Holo2 unplaced genomic scaffold, BU_Bcop_v1 contig_350, whole genome shotgun sequence, a genomic segment contains:
- the LOC119079967 gene encoding nascent polypeptide-associated complex subunit alpha, muscle-specific form-like isoform X20 → MKLLFCALVIVFTQGLFAAPNRKVDEISKGRDLKKSLAEKSNESYDSTDFDELYTNLKATKPPKDTPEKSKKGNSKSRGSKHSNSRSGSGSHEPNVGSIKDAVARNPFKTTKANSKAKPKNIFGSKSRGRQNSASRSSEPKVGSIGKLLGAVNGLVKNTVAPIRNAPKSKINPKTSSDNSRRRKPSDDSVAESNESAKGSDDKRNHDHRHHKNHHHDSETSTSEEIPLCQLEDGHVVHPKPHHGHHGHHGHHGHHDHDKPVDVPVDAPVDAPVDAPVDAPVDAPCDTPVDAPVDAPVDAPVDAPVDAPVDTPVDDPIDAPVDAPVDAPVDAPVDTLVDAPVDAPVDAPVDAPVDTPVDAPVDAPVDAPVDAPVDAPVDAPVDAPVDAPVDAPLDAPVDAPVDAPVDAPVDAPVDAPVDTPVDTPVDAPVDAPVDTPVDAPVDAPVDAPVDAPVDAPVDAPVDTPVDAPVDAPVDVPVDAPVDTPVDAPVDAPVDAPVDAPVDAPVDAPVDTPVDAPVDAPVDAPVDTPVDAPVDAPVDAPVDTPVDAPVDAPVDAPVDAPVDAPVDTPVDTPVDAPVDAPVDTPVDAPVDAPVDAPVDAPVDAPVDAPVDAPVDAPVDTPVDAPVDAPVDAPVDTPVDAPVDAPVDAPVDTPVDAPVDAPVDAPVDAPVDAPVDTPVDTPVDAPVDAPVDTPVDAPVDAPVDAPVDTPVDAPVDAPVDAPVDTSVDAPVDAPVDAPVDAPVDAPVDAPVDAPVDAPFDAPVDAPVDAPVDAPVDTPVDAPVDAPVDVPVDAPVDTPVDAPVDAPVDAPVDAPVDAPIPPIDLPIDLPIDLPIDNSESNESGERPHNSGSNESGERPHKPHNSRSNESEERPHKPHNSGSNESGDSNETPCDGPVDAPVDAPVDAPVDTPVDAPVDAPVDAPVDTPVDAPVDAPVDAPVDTPVDAPVDAPVDAPVDTPVDAPVDAPVDAPDTPVDAPVDAPVDTPVDTPVDAPVDAPVDTPVDAPVDAPVDVPVDAPVDDPIDAPVDAPVDAPVDAPVDTPVDAPVDAPVDAPVDTPVDAPVDAPVDAPVDAPVDAPVDTPVDAPVDAPVDAPVDAPVDAPVDAPVDAPVDTPVDAPVDAPVDAPVDAPVDAPVDAPVDTPVDAPVDAPVDAPVDAPVDTPVDAPVDAPVDTPVDAPVDAPISPIDLPIDLPIDLPIDLNNSESRESGERPHRPHHSGSNEHGERPHKPHNSGSNESGERPHNSGSNESGERPHNSGSNESGERPHKPHNSGSNESGDSNETPCDVDTPVDAPVDAPVDAPVDAPVDAPVDAPVDAPVDAPVDVPVDAPVDAPVDTPVDAPVDAPVDAPVDAPVDAPVDAPVDAPVDAPVDAPVDAPVDAPVDAPVDAPVDAPVDAPVDAPVDTPVDAPVDAPVDTPVDAPVDAPVDAPVDTPVDAPVDAPVDAPVDAPVDAPDAPVDAPVDAPVDAPVDAPVDAPDAPVDAPVDAPVDAPVDAPVDAPVDAPVDAPVDAPVDAPVDAPITEDECRESQVPTLPVKQFGHGKELICTCSCKAFDELSSAVIATLAARPIFVSSGIPHVGDPKLDCSCNCVPAQECN, encoded by the exons ATGAAGTTACTATTTTGTGCTCTTGTGATAGTCTTCACCCAA ggTTTGTTTGCAGCCCCAAACCGAAAGGTGGATGAAATTTCAAAAGGGCGAGATCTTAAGAAATCACTAGCTGAAAAATCGAACGAGTCTTACGACTCtaccgattttgatgaattataTACTAATTTGAAGGCGACTAAACCACCAAAGGATACACcagaaaaatccaaaaaaggaaattcaaaATCCAGAGGAAGCAAACACTCAAATTCTCGTTCCGGTTCAGGATCACACGAGCCAAATGTGGGTTCTATTAAAGATGCAGTAGCTAGAAATCCGTTTAAAACTACCAAAGCCAACTCTAAGGCTAAGCCGAAAAACATATTTGGTTCAAAATCCAGAGGAAGACAAAACTCCGCCTCTCGATCATCCGAACCTAAAGTCGGTTCTATAGGCAAACTTTTAGGCGCAGTCAACGGTCTTGTCAAAAATACCGTAGCACCAATTCGAAACGcaccaaaatcaaaaataaatccaaAAACAAGTTCGGACAATTCCAGAAGACGTAAACCAAGCGACGACTCCGTTGCTGAATCAAACGAATCTGCAAAAGGCTCTGATGACAAACGCAACCATGATCATCGTCATCACAAGAATCACCATCACGACAGCGAGACCAGCACAAGTGAGGAAATTCCGTTGTGTCAACTTGAAGATGGACATGTAGTTCATCCCAAACCACATCATGGTCATCACGGCCATCACGGTCACCACGGACATCATGACCACG ATAAGCCAGTTGATGTTCCAGTCGATGCTCCAGTCGATGCCCCAGTTGATGCACCAGTcgatgctccag ttgatgctccaTGCGATAcaccag ttgatgctccagttgatgctccagtcGATGCACCAGTCGATGCACCAGTCGATGCTCCAGTAGATACACCAGTTGATGATCCAattgatgctccagttgatgctccagtaGATGCTCCAGTAGATGCTCCAGTAGATACACTAGTTGATGCTCCAGTCGATGCACCAGTCGATGCACCAGTCGATGCTCCAGTAGATACACCAGTTGACGCTCCAGTTGAcgctccagttgatgctccagttgatgctccagttgatgctccagttgatgcaccagttgatgctccagtaGATGCTCCAGTAGATGCACCAT TAGATGCACCAGtagatgctccagttgatgctccagttgacGCTCCCGtagatgctccagttgatgctccagttgataCTCCAGTAGATACTCCAGTTGATGcaccagttgatgctccagtagatactccagttgatgcaccagttgatgctccagttgatgctccagttgatgcaccagttgatgctccagttgatgctccagttgataCACCAGTTGATGCACCAGTTGACGCTCCAGTTGATGTACCAGTAGATGCTCCAGTAGATACTCCAGtagatgctccagttgatgctccagttgatgctccag TCGACGCTCCAGTTGATGCACCAGTTGATGCACCAGTTGATACACCAGtagatgctccagttgatgctccagttgatgctccagttgatacaccagtagatgctccagttgatgctccagttgatgctccagttgatacaccagtagatgctccagttgatgctccagttgatgctccagttg atgctccagttgatgctccagttgataCTCCAGTAGATACTCCAGTTGATGcaccagttgatgctccagtagatactccagttgatgctccagttgatgcacCAGTTGAcgctccagttgatgctccag TCGACGCTCCAGTTGATGCACCAGTTGATGCACCAGTTGATGCACCAGTTGATACACCAGtagatgctccagttgatgctccagttgatgctccagttgatacaccagtagatgctccagttgatgctccagttgatgctccagttgatacaccagtagatgctccagttgatgctccagttgatgctccagttg atgctccagttgatgctccagttgataCTCCAGTAGATACTCCAGTTGATGcaccagttgatgctccagtagatactccagttgatgctccagttgatgcacCAGTTGACGCTCCAG tagatacaccagttgatgctccagtcGATGCACCAGTCGATGCTCCAGTAGATACATCAGTTGACGCTCCAGTTGAcgctccagttgatgctccagttgatgctccagttgatgcaccagttgatgctccagtaGATGCTCCAGTAGATGCACCAT ttgatgctccagttgatgctccagttgatgcaccagttgatgctccagttgataCACCAGTTGATGCACCAGTTGACGCTCCAGTTGATGTACCAGTAGATGCTCCAGTAGATACTCCAGtagatgctccagttgatgctccagttgatgctccagttgatgctccagtcGATGCACCAATCCCTCCAATTGATCTACCAATAGATCTACCAATTGACCTTCCAATTG ATAATTCCGAATCAAATGAAAGTGGAGAACGACCACATAATTCCGGATCAAATGAAAGTGGAGAACGACCACACAAACCACATAATTCCAGATCAAATGAAAGTGAAGAACGACCACACAAACCACATAATTCCGGATCAAATGAAAGTGGAGACTCCAACGAAACACCATGTGATGGTCCAGTCGACGCTCCAGTTGATGCACCAGTTGATGCACCAGTTGATACACCAGtagatgctccagttgatgctccagttgatgctccagttgatacaccagtagatgctccagttgatgctccagttgatgctccagttgatacaccagtagatgctccagttgatgctccagttgatgctccagttgataCACCAGTAGATGCGCCAGTAGATGCACCAGTAGATGCTCCAGATACACCAGtagatgctccagttgatgctccagttgataCTCCAGTAGATACTCCAGTTGATGcaccagttgatgctccagtagatactccagttgatgctccagttgatgcacCAGTTGACGttccagttgatgctccagttgatgaTCCAattgatgctccagttgatgctccagtagatgctccagtagatgctccagtagatacaccagttgatgctccagtcGATGCACCAGTCGATGCTCCAGTAGATACACCAGTTGACGCTCCAGTTGAcgctccagttgatgctccagttgatgctccagttgatgcacCAGTTG atacaccagttgatgctccagtcGATGCACCAGTCGATGCTCCAGTAGATGCACCAGTTGAcgctccagttgatgctccagttgatgcaccagttg ATactccagttgatgctccagttgatgcacCAGTTGAcgctccagttgatgctccagttgatgctccagttgatgctccagtaGATACTCCAGTTGATGCACCAGTTGATGCACCAG tagatgctccagtagatgctccagttgatACACCAGTTGACGCACCAGTcgatgctccagttg ATactccagttgatgctccagtcGATGCACCAATATCTCCAATTGATCTACCAATAGATCTACCAATTGATCTTCCAATTGATCTTAATAACTCTGAATCACGCGAAAGTGGAGAACGACCACACAGACCTCATCATTCCGGATCAAATGAACATGGAGAACGACCACACAAACCACATAATTCCGGATCAAATGAAAGTGGAGAACGACCACATAATTCCGGATCAAATGAAAGTGGAGAACGACCACATAATTCCGGATCAAATGAAAGTGGAGAACGACCACACAAACCACATAATTCCGGATCAAATGAAAGTGGAGACTCCAACGAAACACCATGTGATG tagatactccagttgatgcaccagtagatgctccagttgatgctccagttgatgctccagttgatgcaccagttgatgctccagttgatgctccagttgatgctccagttgacgttccagttgatgctccagttgatgctccagtgGATACTCCAGTTGATGcaccagttgatgctccag TTGATGcaccagttgatgctccagttgatgcaccagttgatgctccagttgatgcacCAGTTGATGcaccagttgatgctccagtagatgctccagttgatgctccagttg ATGCACCAGtagatgctccagttgatgctccagtaGATGCTCCAGTAGATGCACCAGTTGATAcaccagttgatgctccagttgatgctccagtagatacaccagttgatgctccagtcGATGCACCAGTCGATGCTCCAGTAGATACACCAGTTGACGCTCCAGTTGATGCACCAGTTGATGcaccagttgatgctccagtaGATGCTCCAGATGCACCAGtagatgctccagttgatgcacCAGTTGATGcaccagttgatgctccagtaGATGCTCCAGATGCACCAGtagatgctccagttgatgcacCAGTTGATGCACCAGTTGATGCACCAGTTGATGCACCAGTTGAcgctccagttgatgctccagtaGATGCTCCAGTTGACGCTCCAGTTGATGCACCAATTACTGAGGATGAATGCCGAGAATCGCAAGTGCCAACATTACCAGTCAAACAATTCGGTCATGGCAAAGAACTCATTTGCACCTGCTCTTGTAAAGCATTTGATGAACTAAGCAGTGCAGTTATTGCCACGCTTGCAGCCAGACCTATATTTGTATCTTCTGGAATTCCACATGTTGGTGATCCGAAATTAGATTGCAGTTGCAATTGCGTACCTGCGCAGGAATGCAACTGA
- the LOC119079967 gene encoding nascent polypeptide-associated complex subunit alpha, muscle-specific form-like isoform X24 — MKLLFCALVIVFTQGLFAAPNRKVDEISKGRDLKKSLAEKSNESYDSTDFDELYTNLKATKPPKDTPEKSKKGNSKSRGSKHSNSRSGSGSHEPNVGSIKDAVARNPFKTTKANSKAKPKNIFGSKSRGRQNSASRSSEPKVGSIGKLLGAVNGLVKNTVAPIRNAPKSKINPKTSSDNSRRRKPSDDSVAESNESAKGSDDKRNHDHRHHKNHHHDSETSTSEEIPLCQLEDGHVVHPKPHHGHHGHHGHHGHHDHDKPVDVPVDAPVDAPVDAPVDAPVDAPCDTPVDAPVDAPVDAPVDAPVDAPVDTPVDDPIDAPVDAPVDAPVDAPVDTLVDAPVDAPVDAPVDAPVDTPVDAPVDAPVDAPVDAPVDAPVDAPVDAPVDAPVDAPLDAPVDAPVDAPVDAPVDAPVDAPVDTPVDTPVDAPVDAPVDTPVDAPVDAPVDAPVDAPVDAPVDAPVDTPVDAPVDAPVDVPVDAPVDTPVDAPVDAPVDAPVDAPVDAPVDAPVDTPVDAPVDAPVDAPVDTPVDAPVDAPVDAPVDTPVDAPVDAPVDAPVDAPVDAPVDTPVDTPVDAPVDAPVDTPVDAPVDAPVDAPVDAPVDAPVDAPVDAPVDAPVDTPVDAPVDAPVDAPVDTPVDAPVDAPVDAPVDTPVDAPVDAPVDAPVDAPVDAPVDTPVDTPVDAPVDAPVDTPVDAPVDAPVDAPVDTPVDAPVDAPVDAPVDTSVDAPVDAPVDAPVDAPVDAPVDAPVDAPVDAPFDAPVDAPVDAPVDAPVDTPVDAPVDAPVDVPVDAPVDTPVDAPVDAPVDAPVDAPVDAPIPPIDLPIDLPIDLPIDNSESNESGERPHNSGSNESGERPHKPHNSRSNESEERPHKPHNSGSNESGDSNETPCDGPVDAPVDAPVDAPVDTPVDAPVDAPVDAPVDTPVDAPVDAPVDAPVDTPVDAPVDAPVDAPVDTPVDAPVDAPVDAPDTPVDAPVDAPVDTPVDTPVDAPVDAPVDTPVDAPVDAPVDVPVDAPVDDPIDAPVDAPVDAPVDAPVDTPVDAPVDAPVDAPVDTPVDAPVDAPVDAPVDAPVDAPVDAPVDTPVDAPVDAPVDTPVDAPVDAPISPIDLPIDLPIDLPIDLNNSESRESGERPHRPHHSGSNEHGERPHKPHNSGSNESGERPHNSGSNESGERPHNSGSNESGERPHKPHNSGSNESGDSNETPCDVDTPVDAPVDAPVDAPVDAPVDAPVDAPVDAPVDAPVDVPVDAPVDAPVDTPVDAPVDAPVDAPVDAPVDAPVDAPVDAPVDAPVDAPVDAPVDAPVDAPVDAPVDAPVDAPVDAPVDTPVDAPVDAPVDTPVDAPVDAPVDAPVDTPVDAPVDAPVDAPVDAPVDAPDAPVDAPVDAPVDAPVDAPVDAPDAPVDAPVDAPVDAPVDAPVDAPVDAPVDAPVDAPVDAPVDAPITEDECRESQVPTLPVKQFGHGKELICTCSCKAFDELSSAVIATLAARPIFVSSGIPHVGDPKLDCSCNCVPAQECN, encoded by the exons ATGAAGTTACTATTTTGTGCTCTTGTGATAGTCTTCACCCAA ggTTTGTTTGCAGCCCCAAACCGAAAGGTGGATGAAATTTCAAAAGGGCGAGATCTTAAGAAATCACTAGCTGAAAAATCGAACGAGTCTTACGACTCtaccgattttgatgaattataTACTAATTTGAAGGCGACTAAACCACCAAAGGATACACcagaaaaatccaaaaaaggaaattcaaaATCCAGAGGAAGCAAACACTCAAATTCTCGTTCCGGTTCAGGATCACACGAGCCAAATGTGGGTTCTATTAAAGATGCAGTAGCTAGAAATCCGTTTAAAACTACCAAAGCCAACTCTAAGGCTAAGCCGAAAAACATATTTGGTTCAAAATCCAGAGGAAGACAAAACTCCGCCTCTCGATCATCCGAACCTAAAGTCGGTTCTATAGGCAAACTTTTAGGCGCAGTCAACGGTCTTGTCAAAAATACCGTAGCACCAATTCGAAACGcaccaaaatcaaaaataaatccaaAAACAAGTTCGGACAATTCCAGAAGACGTAAACCAAGCGACGACTCCGTTGCTGAATCAAACGAATCTGCAAAAGGCTCTGATGACAAACGCAACCATGATCATCGTCATCACAAGAATCACCATCACGACAGCGAGACCAGCACAAGTGAGGAAATTCCGTTGTGTCAACTTGAAGATGGACATGTAGTTCATCCCAAACCACATCATGGTCATCACGGCCATCACGGTCACCACGGACATCATGACCACG ATAAGCCAGTTGATGTTCCAGTCGATGCTCCAGTCGATGCCCCAGTTGATGCACCAGTcgatgctccag ttgatgctccaTGCGATAcaccag ttgatgctccagttgatgctccagtcGATGCACCAGTCGATGCACCAGTCGATGCTCCAGTAGATACACCAGTTGATGATCCAattgatgctccagttgatgctccagtaGATGCTCCAGTAGATGCTCCAGTAGATACACTAGTTGATGCTCCAGTCGATGCACCAGTCGATGCACCAGTCGATGCTCCAGTAGATACACCAGTTGACGCTCCAGTTGAcgctccagttgatgctccagttgatgctccagttgatgctccagttgatgcaccagttgatgctccagtaGATGCTCCAGTAGATGCACCAT TAGATGCACCAGtagatgctccagttgatgctccagttgacGCTCCCGtagatgctccagttgatgctccagttgataCTCCAGTAGATACTCCAGTTGATGcaccagttgatgctccagtagatactccagttgatgcaccagttgatgctccagttgatgctccagttgatgcaccagttgatgctccagttgatgctccagttgataCACCAGTTGATGCACCAGTTGACGCTCCAGTTGATGTACCAGTAGATGCTCCAGTAGATACTCCAGtagatgctccagttgatgctccagttgatgctccag TCGACGCTCCAGTTGATGCACCAGTTGATGCACCAGTTGATACACCAGtagatgctccagttgatgctccagttgatgctccagttgatacaccagtagatgctccagttgatgctccagttgatgctccagttgatacaccagtagatgctccagttgatgctccagttgatgctccagttg atgctccagttgatgctccagttgataCTCCAGTAGATACTCCAGTTGATGcaccagttgatgctccagtagatactccagttgatgctccagttgatgcacCAGTTGAcgctccagttgatgctccag TCGACGCTCCAGTTGATGCACCAGTTGATGCACCAGTTGATGCACCAGTTGATACACCAGtagatgctccagttgatgctccagttgatgctccagttgatacaccagtagatgctccagttgatgctccagttgatgctccagttgatacaccagtagatgctccagttgatgctccagttgatgctccagttg atgctccagttgatgctccagttgataCTCCAGTAGATACTCCAGTTGATGcaccagttgatgctccagtagatactccagttgatgctccagttgatgcacCAGTTGACGCTCCAG tagatacaccagttgatgctccagtcGATGCACCAGTCGATGCTCCAGTAGATACATCAGTTGACGCTCCAGTTGAcgctccagttgatgctccagttgatgctccagttgatgcaccagttgatgctccagtaGATGCTCCAGTAGATGCACCAT ttgatgctccagttgatgctccagttgatgcaccagttgatgctccagttgataCACCAGTTGATGCACCAGTTGACGCTCCAGTTGATGTACCAGTAGATGCTCCAGTAGATACTCCAGtagatgctccagttgatgctccagttgatgctccagttgatgctccagtcGATGCACCAATCCCTCCAATTGATCTACCAATAGATCTACCAATTGACCTTCCAATTG ATAATTCCGAATCAAATGAAAGTGGAGAACGACCACATAATTCCGGATCAAATGAAAGTGGAGAACGACCACACAAACCACATAATTCCAGATCAAATGAAAGTGAAGAACGACCACACAAACCACATAATTCCGGATCAAATGAAAGTGGAGACTCCAACGAAACACCATGTGATGGTCCAGTCGACGCTCCAGTTGATGCACCAGTTGATGCACCAGTTGATACACCAGtagatgctccagttgatgctccagttgatgctccagttgatacaccagtagatgctccagttgatgctccagttgatgctccagttgatacaccagtagatgctccagttgatgctccagttgatgctccagttgataCACCAGTAGATGCGCCAGTAGATGCACCAGTAGATGCTCCAGATACACCAGtagatgctccagttgatgctccagttgataCTCCAGTAGATACTCCAGTTGATGcaccagttgatgctccagtagatactccagttgatgctccagttgatgcacCAGTTGACGttccagttgatgctccagttgatgaTCCAattgatgctccagttgatgctccagtagatgctccagtagatgctccagtagatacaccagttgatgctccagtcGATGCACCAGTCGATGCTCCAGTAGATACACCAGTTGACGCTCCAGTTGAcgctccagttgatgctccagttgatgctccagttgatgcacCAGTTG atgctccagttgatACACCAGTTGACGCACCAGTcgatgctccagttg ATactccagttgatgctccagtcGATGCACCAATATCTCCAATTGATCTACCAATAGATCTACCAATTGATCTTCCAATTGATCTTAATAACTCTGAATCACGCGAAAGTGGAGAACGACCACACAGACCTCATCATTCCGGATCAAATGAACATGGAGAACGACCACACAAACCACATAATTCCGGATCAAATGAAAGTGGAGAACGACCACATAATTCCGGATCAAATGAAAGTGGAGAACGACCACATAATTCCGGATCAAATGAAAGTGGAGAACGACCACACAAACCACATAATTCCGGATCAAATGAAAGTGGAGACTCCAACGAAACACCATGTGATG tagatactccagttgatgcaccagtagatgctccagttgatgctccagttgatgctccagttgatgcaccagttgatgctccagttgatgctccagttgatgctccagttgacgttccagttgatgctccagttgatgctccagtgGATACTCCAGTTGATGcaccagttgatgctccag TTGATGcaccagttgatgctccagttgatgcaccagttgatgctccagttgatgcacCAGTTGATGcaccagttgatgctccagtagatgctccagttgatgctccagttg ATGCACCAGtagatgctccagttgatgctccagtaGATGCTCCAGTAGATGCACCAGTTGATAcaccagttgatgctccagttgatgctccagtagatacaccagttgatgctccagtcGATGCACCAGTCGATGCTCCAGTAGATACACCAGTTGACGCTCCAGTTGATGCACCAGTTGATGcaccagttgatgctccagtaGATGCTCCAGATGCACCAGtagatgctccagttgatgcacCAGTTGATGcaccagttgatgctccagtaGATGCTCCAGATGCACCAGtagatgctccagttgatgcacCAGTTGATGCACCAGTTGATGCACCAGTTGATGCACCAGTTGAcgctccagttgatgctccagtaGATGCTCCAGTTGACGCTCCAGTTGATGCACCAATTACTGAGGATGAATGCCGAGAATCGCAAGTGCCAACATTACCAGTCAAACAATTCGGTCATGGCAAAGAACTCATTTGCACCTGCTCTTGTAAAGCATTTGATGAACTAAGCAGTGCAGTTATTGCCACGCTTGCAGCCAGACCTATATTTGTATCTTCTGGAATTCCACATGTTGGTGATCCGAAATTAGATTGCAGTTGCAATTGCGTACCTGCGCAGGAATGCAACTGA